From one Lycium ferocissimum isolate CSIRO_LF1 chromosome 7, AGI_CSIRO_Lferr_CH_V1, whole genome shotgun sequence genomic stretch:
- the LOC132062314 gene encoding receptor-like protein 18: protein MDFPHLLRNLKNLSRLDLSNNKIHGPIPNWLISIRWDSLEFLNLSHNSLTGHIEQLYYPNLKFLDLKFNFLQGQLPSSICKLKNPTLLDLSHNNFSESIPYCLGSMTWLTVLDLRRNNFSRSLPPLCTQSTSLYTISLNGNQFKGPIPLSLLNCTDLEVLDMGNNAINVTFPAWLGTLEELQVLIVKLNKFHGPISIRQKFCFPKLRVFDLSHNEFSGLLPSEVFQNFKAMTKNGTNKGSIRYMKLQFTGSFSDSIMYKDSIRLEIKDQEIELERIPTIMTTIDLSSNHFEGVIPKTLKDLGSLRLLNLCRNNLRGDIPLEMGQLNRLDGLDLSWNWLTGMIPQI from the exons ATGGATTTTCCACACTTATTGAGAAATTTAAAGAACCTTTCTAGGCTAGATCTTTCTAACAATAAGATTCATGGTCCAATCCCTAACTGGTTAATCAGCATAAGGTGGGACTCATTGGAGTTCCTAAacctttctcataattcacttaCAGGACACATAGAACAACTTTATTACCCTAATCTAAAGTTTCTTGATCTTAAATTTAACTTCCTTCAGGGTCAGCTACCTTCTTCTATTTGTAAGTTGAAGAACCCTACATTACTGGATTTATCACACAATAATTTTAGTGAATCAATTCCATATTGCTTGGGAAGCATGACTTGGCTAACGGTGCTCGACTTAAGAAGGAACAATTTTAGTAGGAGTCTTCCACCGTTATGTACTCAAAGCACTTCGTTGTATACCATTTCCTTGAATGGTAATCAATTTAAAGGACCTATCCCCTTGTCATTGCTCAACTGTACTGATTTAGAAGTCCTTGATATGGGTAATAACGCTATAAATGTCACATTTCCAGCTTGGCTGGGAACTCTTGAAGAGCTGCAAGTTCTTATAGTAAAGTTGAACAAGTTCCATGGACCTATAAGTATTAGGCAGAAGTTTTGCTTTCCCAAGTTGCGGGTTTTCGATCTCTCTCATAATGAGTTCAGTGGCTTACTACCTTCAGAAGTTTTTCAAAACTTCAAAGCAATGACAAAAAATGGCACAAACAAAGGCAGCATCAGATATATGAAACTACAATTTACTGGTTCATTTAGTGACTCAATAATGTATAAGGATTCTATAAGGTTGGAGATCAAAGACCAAGAAATTGAGCTAGAAAGAATCCCCACAATTATGACAACAATAGATCTCTCAAGCAACCATTTTGAAGGTGTGATTCCAAAAACACTAAAGGATCTTGGCTCACTTAGGCTACTCAATTTATGCCGTAACAATCTCAGAGGTGATATTCCATTGGAAATGGGGCAATTGAATAGGCTTGACGGGCTAGATCTCTCTTGGAATTGGCTCACTGGAATGATTCCACAG ataTGA